Below is a genomic region from Castanea sativa cultivar Marrone di Chiusa Pesio chromosome 2, ASM4071231v1.
gagagagagagaattaaaaaaaaaaaaaaaatttatcccattagctacagtaccatcttaaaagatggtactgtagctcaattgtatatttttttacaattgttgcaAAATACAACATTCAATGGAGCTGGAACTTTGggttgaattgtaaaaaaaattacaaagaagggCTCCATTTGCCATTTGCCACATTCAATGTGGATGCTAACCATACACATCACTATCCTTATGGAGCACACCGAAGGTCAAGAGTAACAACACATTTGGTTAGAATTgatcaaatacaaacaatacCCTCAAAGACTCACTCTCCCTTATATTCACATTTACCGTTCACTACTCTTCAAGAGCACATGAATATATCCATTTGGGCCTAaggtaaaaattgaaattgaggcattttatatatttaaatatgacttaaaaaaattatatattatttaaactctattaaaaattattactaattaatatgaacaacataattttttttttagaaagtctatagacacaaaaaatttgacaaaacttttcacacCTGTTGATGCGATAGAATGATAGTGGTAAGAAAAAGAGTGATATTGGTAGTGGACCTAGGTGAAAACCAATTAAAGTTTTTCaactcaactattgtgaaaaatattgtgatttttttttttgtatattgctcctttttttttttttttatagaaatgttatcattcacaatatttttcacaagaAATCCTAGGTGTTAAGTTGTTAcgggttctaatttgaactcatcactgaaattatttttttgtcatcaataacaacctattacttaggatttgttgtgaatgtacttttttttttttcatttgataaaaaatattattttatttattggctaatatttaggcttaattaaattaaaatttgtggcAATTTTTATACTTAGGGTATATACTTAGGGCCTTAAGTGACTGCATTAATAACATATATTGTTAAGCCGGCATGGTATATatcattaaaattcaaaatcatgAAGAATGATGGATTATTATCGTTAACATTCTCTAAGatgtatttatttgatttttgcttGAGGTTGAGACTCGATCATCATATCTACTCTACAATTTACTTCAAGATTTGAGGGTTGTGGTTTTGGTTGCAAAGGATCAAACTTTGTGAGGGATGAGAAGGTCTagtttataaactttttaaCATTCAAAATTTCCATATATTTCTTCTCTTTACTTGAGTGGATTTAGATTCACCTTTATCATTATATtaagacaccaattgatttttggtgtaggcgaggattgaaactcaaatctcttattcgacCATCAAAGtctttaccagttgaactaactagaaTTCACTTgtgagaaagaaattaaaaaggtaAAATGTAAagatttaaaagattaaaaaaaaattctaatacaaGGTTAATattaaaaagtcaatttttaaactttcaatCTCAGCTTTTGAGAGACAATTACACAGTGCAACAGTCTTAACTATCACATCCAATCTTAATTAATCCAATTTGAAGCAACTTACACGGTTCAATGAATTGTCTCCAgctttatttcttatattttttaagtacaGCTTGAATATTTTGTGTGAATTAGCCCATTTACTCGAAATTTTACTGTTTTTCTTTTGGCATATGTCATAGTCGTTATCTCTGAATGGACCTTCCCTATAAGGCAAGAAAATCCAACGAAAGATACAGAAAGAAATAGGTATATCCTGTCCAATACAAATACTCcaccaaattttaattaatttcttgCAGGTTTGAAACGCAAAGTAGGAATTCCTGCCCAAATTGGAGAGGATCTTAATACCTTTGGTGCTGGGGTGTTGCATAGGACTTGCTTTTTATTATGTCAGCCATCTTTTGGTTATGTTACTACGACGTTTATTCTTTTGGCTTCAACCAGATCCTAATTgctaattataaatttcaataatTGAAATACTCTTAGATATATGTCAGaacaaaatttcatttataaCTTGTATTTGTGATCCAAAAGGACCAGAATGATGTTAGGTGTTGgttaaaaaaaacctacaaaaagaCTCGACAATACGTTATAGAAAGCCGcatctatttttttgggttacaTAATGGAGGGGATTAAGAAAGATGGGGGGCAGGGGGGTTTAGAAGTTGAATTCCATAGTATCCCAAGTTTTGGGGCTGTTGAATTAATGGTTTATAGTACCAAAATGAACTTTTCCAATTGGACCAGTTGAAGTGGCTGCCTGTTCTGAAAACACTGAATTGGGATAACAAGCTCTTTGGAGAGCATCATACTTTGCAATGTCAAAATTGTTGATTTTCATGAGGCGCTTCTGCTTTGATTGGAACCGACTTCGATAGAAGCCTTCAAAAGAAGGCTCTTTGGAGGTCCTGAGGAAGAATGTATATCCAGCCATGCAGTACATTGAAGTAAGGTAGAAGCAAATTGGCTCCATAACATCCCATGATAGCTCCCAAAATGTTAGCCTCATGAACCCTGCTGTTTGCAACACCAGGAACCCCAGTCCACCCCAGAGTTCCCGGCGAACCAAGATGTCGGCCTTTTTGTCAATTTCAGCCTTCTGCTTTTCCATCTCTTCCAGCTCCTTTAGTCTGGGGTCATTTGGATTGCCTCCAGGCATAGGAATAAGAGTTTGGAGGACTTTGGCAACCTGTAATCAAAGAATTTTGAAACGTTTGGGTAAAACATGGCTCAACCATGTTACTAGATGAAACTTGGGCTTTTGTAGTCCACCATTTGATAAATtcatatagaaaaaaaaaaaaaaaacagggaaAACAATAAAGACTGAAACATAAACCATTTAAAGctcaaaataaaaaccaagaaGCATTTAAAAATTGATCTTTTTGGTGTGTCAGAAAAACTAGCTATGTTAAAACTTTGGGATGTCTAGTTGTTGTGTTGGGACTTGAGGACTAGGGGTCTTTggaattaattaaaaagaaactaaaattgaaaaaaaaaatttaaactatttaagaaattgaagaaagaaagtaTGAAAATCTGGTTCTAAGCcaatgaaaaattcatttcagTGTAAAAACGGTAAGACACAAAAAGCTCCACAATGTCTTAAAACTGGCTCTAGGTAATGACCCGAAACAATTAAAAACTCTATTCAGCAATGAAAAATTCATGCTAGTGTAAAAAAAGGTAACACAAAAGAAGCACTTGGCCTTTACTGGTTCTAGGCAATGACCTGAAACAATCAACCTCTATTCACTCTAGAAACTACATTATTTACCTACATCAGTCCCAACCTCCATAAAATTAAAACCTAGCAAACATCCCCACTTTTTTCTTCCCCTTTCTCCCAACCCACCCAAAAAAGGAGCAAAATAAAGAAACTCACACACACGAATATTTTATTAACCAACCCCAATGGCTGGTGGTGACTAGTCTACCCTAAAAAACTAGCTTTATCCTTCATTCCTTCCTCttccttcctttctctcttctctctttttttacttgatttttcAACCCCTAAATTATAAAATCTACCAAAAAAATCCAAGTATGTCTTTGTAATTCTCTCCTTTTTCCCCCCCAAAATTCACCAACTCACTTAAATTTTAGTATCTAAATTAATTCGGATACAACTTATGTTTAGTGCATTTTTGTATCTAACACAATGCAATGCGGACATGTGTTTAAAATTAGACACATATCCAAATTGTATCATGTCCAACAAAAATGCACTGGTCACAAGTTTCACCcatcttttctcacattttcccctgctatataagtatatatattcGTTTAtctcttaatttatttgttagttAAGTTGTGAGAGGAGGGTAGGTCATGGGTGTATCCCATAACCGGTAGTGAAAATCTGGTTCTGGTGAGTCACTGTGGAGAAACTGAAGGGCTTATATGGTCCTTCAACATCAACACCCCATCATAAACGTGGAACCCTTTACACGTTTTAGATCTGGCGTAACGTGTTACAACATAGTTTCAATTTCCTGTCGCAAAGAAAACACACAGACAATAATCATAAAAACTATATCAGTCCTCGGCCTTcccaaaatttataaattaaaaaagaaaaaaaaaacattaaaactaaaattctcCTACCCCTTTCAGAACCATCATTATTAAAGAATTTCCTCTGTAATAAGACagtcaaaaataacaaataaaaaataacaaagcaagcgaacaaatttaaataaattaattaataaatagagattttttttttctataatttaaaataaaaaattacctgCTCAGGTCTGAGTAACACGTTGTTTCCCAAGACGATAACGGTTCCAGACTCATCAAGCATCTTTGCGAGCCTGAGACCCTGATCCGGATCCGAACACCCTTCACTGCAAACCCGAACAAAGTCCGGATAAGAAATCCAACTTTGCTGGATCTCTCTCAGCCTCGTTTTCACCGCTTCCAACTGCGCCACCCTCAGTAACTTCCTGGCATGGTCCACCGTCACCTCCGGCCTCTCCGCCGCCGGCGGACTCAGACCATCCAGTCGGATCCTGTCCCGGGCAATGCCCATGGATTTCAGCTTCTCCAGCATGTTCTCCCCGATCGGTAGTGACCGGAGCTCCGGCTGAAAAGCAGTACCCTTGTGAAGAAACCTCCGGAAAATGCTCTTGTCTCCGGGATCCGAACCAATGGCGGGCTTGTCCGGATCGGGCGGGACCCGGGTCCGGATCGAAGAGGAAGAAACCCGGCAATTCGCTACGGTCTGATTTGAGACCTTCGTTATATAGAAAAGACGCTGAGCCAGCGTCTTTCTAAACGCCATTAATACAAAACACAGAGACAACTAGAGAATTCTAGTTTAGGATTACTGAGAAAAAGCCTTTaagcttttgtttttatgaatgGGTTTGGCTTTGGTTCCTTAAATAGGTGTCCTGTCTTCGAAGTCCCATTTGGATGGAGTTAATGGATGACATGGTGATGACTGATGAggataaaccaaaaaattatttctgAAAATATCGCGATATTTTGAACGTGCCGTTTGGAACGGCTATAGCGGGGAGAATTGGTTGGTTTTTTGAGGCATAGGCATAGCAATATGGCATATTCGTTTCTTGGCATTAAAAGTAGGTGTAATATTCTCATGGATATGATCGTGTGATGACTGGATTCATTATATCGTATCGCGAGACAACGAGTCCGATGGTCACCGTACACGTGGTTGGATGAGATTTAAAGACTCGTTCAGTCACCACCGTCTGATCGTATGAATAATAATCTGGGGGTTGGTGTTGTGGATGTTGACTAGCTTTTGTGAAAGCAGTGATGTGCGGTGATTATGCATAACATGTGTGATGATGAGTGCTCACAATGTTTACGTTGTAAAAAAGTGCGAGAAAAGAGGGTTTTGGcaactaagaaagaaagaaaagaactgGTGGAGGTTAGATTATTAATGACGAGTTAAAAAAGTCTTGCGTTCACGCAAACGCATCGCCACATTCCACATATGCTCTGTCATTGTATCTGAAAAAAAGGTCTGTTTCGCTTTTTCACGAATAACACTCCCACGAAATTAGCTCAATTGCTAAATACTAGCCAGAAAATATTTCTAACTAATTTTgaacctagttttttttttttaatcccaacaaaattaaaaactagtTTTGCACGTGACAGTTTGAGGAataatttgtctttttttttttctaatctcaAATTTTGGCATATTATTGTTCAAAGGTGAGTATGTTATTTACTGTATATAATAATTATGATGATAACTCTCACCTCAGTTCATTAAGCTGAAGTTTCACAGTTTTTCCTAATTAACTTCAAAATACGTCCATATTAGTTCAtgtaaaattatgcaaaataaaattttagttgtaattatcgtgcaaatatatatatgtttagtgTTTATATTCAATTCTATTTAAATGATTTaggagaaaaaaattgataaataactaatattttaataaaatattgtttaaaataaatcattcgatgtgaatgtttttttaaaaatgactatataaaatataaaaagtaaactttttatattaaaataaacagTTATTTTTGCATGAATTAATATAAATGCTCTtgcaaaatgaagaaaaaaaattacatcaaattGAGGAGTTGTTATTTGGCAAAAcggagaaagaaaaataaatcagaAAAATAGGTAGAAGTTAGGAGTAATTCGACATTTTAAATATCGAAATGGCAGACAAAATGTCAGATATGTCTAAGAGTAATTTTCTCACTTACCATAACTTCCTAGGCGTATcacttaatatttattttttggtgcgTGAAAtagattaatataatataatataattatggGGTTTTTTTGTATTgggaaccttttttttattttgtggttAAACACGCATATATATTGCACTAAGGCAGCACAAGTCTATTACAAACATAACCAGCTTTATCACTAGCTAGGAAATCTTCCACCACAAGCAGTGGGTTATACAAAATAAGGTGGTCTGAATGAAAATCAGCCCCTATCTTAGCTAATCTATCAGCACACCTATTCGCCTCCCTATAAACATGCGCTACAATGCAGTTAAGGAAACCTTTAGGTAGGGGTGTTTACCAAACCGCATAAACCGCACCAAAACCGCCTGCAAAATGGTATAACCACACTGCACCGCAAGTAATTTTGCACCGCACCGCACCACACTGCATGGTGCAGTGCGGTTTGcgattttataataagaaaaccgcacaaaccgcaccgcaccctctctatatattaatatatttaattatttttaatattaaatatatttttaatagtttaataaccctagttaaaatttttttttgataatcctagcaagtgttgattaggaaagACAATCCAAAATAAAGAATATCTAGCTCAATGGTTTAAAATTTGgaccaaaacaaaggaaaaaattagttttgggctgggtaaaaaaaagcccaaaatttgaaaaatgtaccaatttcaaatcattcaaaccGCATCTTATACACCGCACCGCATATCTgaccgcaaaaatgaggtgcCGTGCGGTTATGCTTTTGGCTAAATTTTAAACCTCACCGCACCACACCGCACCgcacatgtgaccgcaaaaataagGTGCGGTGCAGTTATGGTTTTAGTCAAACCATACCGTAAAGTGCAGTGTTAAAAATGGCTCAAAACcaaaccgcaccgcaccgcaccacAAACACCCCTACCTTTAGGGCAGGGTCAAAGTGGCCTAGGCCTAAACTAGATTCATCACTGTTGAGCTATTGAATTGTTCAAGAGTCAAGactatttgtttaattttattgcCAGCGTGAGTCaaacttaaatttattatcaaattacattatatatttaaatttagttcATCTCTTTATTGTATAAGA
It encodes:
- the LOC142624715 gene encoding calcium uniporter protein 3, mitochondrial-like — encoded protein: MAFRKTLAQRLFYITKVSNQTVANCRVSSSSIRTRVPPDPDKPAIGSDPGDKSIFRRFLHKGTAFQPELRSLPIGENMLEKLKSMGIARDRIRLDGLSPPAAERPEVTVDHARKLLRVAQLEAVKTRLREIQQSWISYPDFVRVCSEGCSDPDQGLRLAKMLDESGTVIVLGNNVLLRPEQVAKVLQTLIPMPGGNPNDPRLKELEEMEKQKAEIDKKADILVRRELWGGLGFLVLQTAGFMRLTFWELSWDVMEPICFYLTSMYCMAGYTFFLRTSKEPSFEGFYRSRFQSKQKRLMKINNFDIAKYDALQRACYPNSVFSEQAATSTGPIGKVHFGTINH